The Longimicrobium sp. genomic sequence GGACGACCTGCTCCACGAGATCCGGCTGCGCGCCGAGCGCCAGGAGCGGGTGCTGGTGACCACGCTCACCAAGCGGATGTCGGAGGACCTGACGGACTTCCTTCAGCAGAACGGGGTGCGCGTGCGCTACCTGCACTCCGACATCCAGTCGCTGGAGCGGGTGGAGATTTTGCGCGACCTGCGGCTGGGCAAGTTCGACGTGCTGATCGGCATCAACCTGCTGCGCGAGGGGCTGGACCTGCCCGAGGTGTCGCTGGTGGCCATCCTGGACGCCGACAAGGAGGGCTTTCTGCGCTCCAGCAGCTCGCTGATCCAGACGGTGGGCCGCGCCGCGCGCAACTCCCAGGGCACCGCCATCCTGTACGCCGACCGCATCACCGGGTCGATGAAGCGGATGATCGAGGAGACCGATCGCCGGCGGACCATCCAGGTGGAGTACAACGAGAAGCACAACATCATCCCGCAGACGATCTTCAAGTCGGTGGGGGAGATCGAGAGCAGCACCCGCGTGGCCGACGCGCGCACGCCCAAGGTGGATGCCAAGGCTGAGGCCGCCAAGTCGGCGGAGCGCAAGGCCGTGCTGGAGGGCAAGAAGAGCCCGGCGGAGCTGATGGCGCAGCTGGAGCAGGAGATGCGCGACGCGGCGTCGCAGCTGGACTTCGAGCGGGCCGCGCTGCTCCGCGACCAGCTGCTGGAACTGAAGGCCGAGGTGGACGGCGCCCGGCCCGCGCAGCGCCGTTCGGTGGCGTCGCTGCGGGCATGAGGGACGTGCTCGGCGAAGAGGCGCTGCAGGCGTGGGGGCTGCGGATCGGCGCCGAGG encodes the following:
- a CDS encoding helicase-related protein encodes the protein NDVAFERGTFRVRGDTVEIYPAYEEQGVRIELWGDEIERISRFEPLTGDTIATLTRTAILPATHFVTAKSKLERAVDRIRRELDERLRELLGAGRLLEAQRLESRTNFDIEMMLEIGTCSGIENYSRHIAGRAEGERPACLFDYFPEDFLVVVDESHVTVPQIGGMFNGDRARKLTLVDHGFRLPSALDNRPLKFDEWEQLVPKAVFVSATPGEYEFAQSGGVVVEQIIRPTGLLDPVVEIRPVKGQVDDLLHEIRLRAERQERVLVTTLTKRMSEDLTDFLQQNGVRVRYLHSDIQSLERVEILRDLRLGKFDVLIGINLLREGLDLPEVSLVAILDADKEGFLRSSSSLIQTVGRAARNSQGTAILYADRITGSMKRMIEETDRRRTIQVEYNEKHNIIPQTIFKSVGEIESSTRVADARTPKVDAKAEAAKSAERKAVLEGKKSPAELMAQLEQEMRDAASQLDFERAALLRDQLLELKAEVDGARPAQRRSVASLRA